One genomic segment of Caldisericia bacterium includes these proteins:
- a CDS encoding ketoacyl-ACP synthase III produces the protein MITTRILSTGIYSPPFTLTDKKIEEMYGKDIRDWMVEKLGIYVKKISESWEGASDLAKKAGEEALKNGSLSPEDIDLLIVATDTPDFFSPATSSIVQAKLGLKNAATFDVNCACAAFVTALDIATRYLLTEDKMKKAMVIGTYAMTKFLNWDDKITAPMFSDGAGAVILEKIESSEKGFISSKLFADGTFWDYLGLYLGSGAVPTPEYIRTGRHFVRYNKRYPDVNSEMWPKLIKEVVEKGGYKVEDIDFVLFTQVRKVTIEDVMKVLNLPMDKTHMVMDKFGYTGSACIPMALHDALINNKIKKGDLVVMCASGGGYAMAVYFMRYI, from the coding sequence ATGATTACTACAAGAATTTTATCAACAGGAATTTATTCTCCTCCATTCACCCTGACAGACAAAAAAATTGAAGAGATGTATGGAAAAGATATCAGGGATTGGATGGTTGAGAAATTGGGAATTTATGTCAAAAAAATTTCAGAATCATGGGAAGGAGCTTCTGATCTTGCAAAAAAAGCAGGAGAAGAAGCACTTAAAAATGGAAGCTTAAGCCCAGAGGATATTGATCTTCTAATTGTTGCAACAGACACACCAGATTTCTTTTCACCTGCAACATCTTCAATAGTTCAAGCAAAACTTGGATTAAAAAACGCTGCTACTTTTGATGTTAATTGTGCATGTGCTGCTTTTGTTACTGCTCTTGATATTGCAACAAGATACCTTCTTACAGAAGATAAAATGAAAAAAGCGATGGTTATTGGAACTTATGCTATGACAAAATTTTTAAACTGGGATGATAAAATAACAGCACCAATGTTTTCAGATGGAGCAGGAGCAGTTATTTTAGAAAAAATTGAATCTTCTGAAAAAGGCTTCATTTCTTCGAAACTTTTTGCAGATGGAACTTTTTGGGATTATCTTGGTTTATATCTTGGTTCTGGTGCTGTTCCAACACCAGAATACATTAGAACTGGAAGACATTTTGTTAGATATAACAAAAGATATCCAGATGTAAATTCTGAAATGTGGCCAAAATTAATAAAAGAAGTTGTTGAGAAAGGAGGTTATAAAGTAGAGGATATTGATTTTGTTTTATTTACACAAGTTAGAAAAGTAACAATTGAAGATGTTATGAAGGTTTTAAATCTACCAATGGATAAAACTCATATGGTTATGGATAAATTTGGATATACTGGTTCTGCTTGTATACCTATGGCTCTTCATGATGCGCTTATAAATAACAAAATAAAAAAGGGTGATCTTGTTGTTATGTGTGCTTCTGGTGGTGGATATGCAATGGCTGTTTACTTCATGAGGTACATTTAA
- the fabG gene encoding 3-oxoacyl-[acyl-carrier-protein] reductase: MKFLDKVAIITGGARGIGKECSLLFARDGAKVIIFDVNEEELNKTLDEIKNEGLYAEGYIIDITDFDKVNETVNLIYEKHKRIDILVNNAGITKDNFLTKMTKEDWDKVIAVNLTGTFNLTKAVIPFMYEKESGVIINVSSVVAIYGNIGQTNYIASKAGVIGLTKGWAKEFGKKGIRVNCVAPGFIKTPMTEKVPDKVIEYMVSKTPLGRMGEAVEVAKAICFLASDEASFITGAILSVDGGLTI, from the coding sequence ATGAAATTTTTAGATAAAGTTGCAATAATAACAGGCGGAGCAAGGGGAATTGGAAAAGAGTGTAGTTTACTTTTTGCTAGAGACGGAGCAAAAGTTATTATTTTTGATGTCAATGAGGAAGAACTAAATAAAACTCTTGATGAAATAAAAAATGAAGGTTTATATGCTGAAGGATATATTATTGATATAACAGATTTTGATAAAGTAAATGAGACAGTTAATTTAATATATGAAAAGCATAAAAGAATTGATATTTTAGTTAATAATGCGGGTATCACAAAAGACAATTTTCTTACAAAAATGACAAAAGAAGATTGGGATAAAGTAATTGCAGTTAATCTTACAGGAACATTTAATCTTACAAAAGCAGTTATACCTTTTATGTATGAGAAAGAGAGTGGAGTTATTATAAATGTTTCTTCTGTTGTCGCAATATATGGAAATATTGGTCAAACAAATTACATTGCAAGTAAAGCAGGCGTTATTGGATTGACAAAAGGTTGGGCAAAAGAGTTCGGAAAGAAAGGGATAAGAGTTAATTGTGTTGCTCCAGGATTTATAAAAACTCCTATGACAGAAAAAGTCCCAGATAAAGTTATTGAATACATGGTTTCAAAAACTCCTCTTGGAAGAATGGGTGAAGCAGTAGAAGTTGCAAAAGCAATTTGTTTTTTAGCCTCTGATGAAGCATCATTTATCACAGGGGCAATTTTAAGTGTTGATGGTGGTCTTACAATTTAA